A region of Fimbriimonadaceae bacterium DNA encodes the following proteins:
- the tri1_3 gene encoding Tricorn protease encodes MSGSIVLSLALFAAGTSGGDPIKRMSNPAVSPTGDRIAFSWQGDIWVTSVDGGRAERLTVHPATDYAPLWTRDGRSIIFASERYGNSDLFRINAEGGGLARITDWSSTDTPHSISPDGRWIYGQTNAWGRRDIFKVASAGGDLIRLTGHPFEGEYHPTVSPDGRFVAYVLGGRPSNALNPRQQGSDTGDIWLADNSSPLKSHRRLTDNESFDFFPMWLSNGDLIFLSNRTGTTNVWRMNGDGKGAKPLTRHTEGLVNSLSASQDGGVIAYELGSEVVVLRTGKQPEVLKVSVPQDQRNNPDSDVALTTGVSDYAVAPDGKRIALSLRGDIFVIPEKGGTTRRLTTHPARDDQPFWIDAKTIGFVTGRNVKREIYAVSIDGAERLLVTDLKDLSSPVPSPDGKWLALHRGDAEIVVTPIAGGDKKVVAKGLFGDGIGGQAMFSWSPDSKWVVYDSPLDRGSAIIVSEIATGKSHEVARTARGVSGAPKFLPNAKSIYYSASDYGESELFVVDLVPSEITFSEDDLDRIDEPKKAEGVGNLPAVVVQQAGIEQRVRRFARESFGAYAMPDSKSIWVNLAGQVNSVNLSTGATSPITAITGVVTDMKPGNVGQKIYFLNSGKLMSSQVSQVSPQAISFNAQYTINLREEEKALFEEIWWAMDRRYYDPKFHGVDWRAVRNRYEPLLLHCFDRREFYRLMGEMMEELDSSHLGSSPPTEARTGQADSTGIVGIEFDAAELEKGRYVVASIEPDSPADHPQSKLQAGDVVKIVDGRMVGRDTTWGAALNQKAGKRVRLMIERNGLEQTIDVKPDSTGSSGSRSYENWVAWQRRQVDSLSSGKLAYFHIRGMEQTSTQRFLREIRALAAGKQGAVIDVRFNGGGNTAHQILATMLRQPWLIRNTRSSFELRVSEDIFRGDTLQMPSILLINSQSFSNAEIFAEGFRRLKMGPIVGERTGGGVIGTSSLRLWDGGSIRMPSSGAYTIDGENLERNGRKPDVAVSFDPNAWQAGRDVQLERAVKELLAKIK; translated from the coding sequence ATGTCGGGTTCGATCGTCTTATCTCTCGCCCTTTTCGCCGCCGGTACGTCCGGCGGAGATCCCATCAAGCGAATGTCCAACCCCGCGGTTTCACCCACCGGCGATCGGATCGCCTTCTCCTGGCAGGGTGACATTTGGGTGACCTCGGTCGATGGCGGGCGGGCGGAGAGGCTCACCGTGCATCCGGCGACCGATTACGCTCCGCTCTGGACGCGCGACGGACGTTCGATCATTTTCGCGAGCGAGCGATACGGCAATAGCGACCTCTTCCGCATAAACGCTGAGGGCGGCGGGCTCGCACGGATCACGGATTGGAGCTCCACGGACACTCCCCACTCGATCTCGCCAGATGGCAGGTGGATCTATGGCCAGACGAATGCCTGGGGCCGACGAGACATCTTCAAGGTGGCCAGCGCGGGCGGCGACCTGATCCGCTTGACGGGCCACCCATTCGAGGGCGAATACCACCCGACCGTTTCGCCCGATGGCCGTTTCGTGGCATACGTTCTGGGAGGTCGGCCCTCGAATGCCTTGAACCCTCGCCAGCAAGGAAGCGACACCGGCGACATCTGGCTCGCCGACAATTCATCGCCGTTGAAGAGCCACAGGCGCCTGACCGACAACGAAAGCTTCGACTTCTTTCCAATGTGGCTGTCCAACGGGGACCTCATCTTCCTTTCCAATCGGACGGGAACGACCAATGTGTGGAGGATGAACGGCGATGGAAAGGGCGCGAAACCGCTCACTCGCCACACCGAAGGTCTGGTCAACAGCTTGTCGGCGTCCCAAGACGGTGGCGTGATCGCCTACGAGCTGGGATCTGAGGTCGTCGTTCTCCGAACCGGAAAACAGCCAGAGGTTCTAAAGGTATCGGTGCCGCAAGACCAGCGCAACAATCCCGACTCGGACGTCGCCCTTACGACCGGGGTGAGCGATTACGCTGTCGCCCCAGACGGCAAGCGCATTGCCCTTTCCCTGCGTGGCGACATCTTCGTCATCCCGGAAAAGGGTGGAACCACGCGGCGTTTGACCACTCACCCGGCGAGGGATGATCAGCCGTTTTGGATCGATGCGAAGACCATCGGATTCGTCACCGGTCGCAATGTGAAGCGAGAGATTTATGCGGTTTCGATCGACGGCGCCGAACGTTTGCTGGTTACCGACCTAAAGGACCTCAGCTCGCCCGTTCCAAGCCCGGATGGCAAATGGCTGGCGCTTCATCGCGGGGATGCCGAAATCGTCGTCACGCCCATCGCCGGCGGGGACAAGAAGGTTGTCGCGAAGGGTCTCTTCGGCGACGGTATTGGAGGCCAGGCAATGTTCTCATGGTCGCCGGACTCGAAATGGGTAGTTTACGACTCTCCCCTGGATCGGGGCTCGGCGATTATTGTCAGCGAGATTGCGACGGGGAAGAGCCACGAAGTAGCGCGAACCGCGAGGGGCGTCAGTGGCGCCCCGAAGTTCCTGCCGAATGCCAAGTCGATTTACTACTCGGCGTCCGATTATGGTGAGAGCGAGCTGTTTGTCGTCGATCTCGTGCCGTCCGAGATCACCTTCTCCGAGGACGACCTCGATCGCATCGACGAGCCCAAAAAGGCGGAAGGTGTCGGCAACCTTCCTGCGGTCGTGGTCCAGCAGGCTGGCATCGAACAGCGCGTGCGCAGGTTCGCGCGGGAGTCTTTCGGAGCTTACGCGATGCCGGATTCGAAATCGATCTGGGTCAACCTTGCGGGCCAAGTGAATTCCGTGAATCTGTCGACCGGGGCAACGAGTCCGATCACGGCGATTACCGGAGTGGTGACGGACATGAAACCCGGCAACGTCGGCCAGAAGATCTACTTCCTGAATTCGGGGAAGCTGATGTCTTCGCAAGTGAGCCAGGTATCGCCGCAGGCGATCTCTTTCAATGCCCAGTACACGATCAATCTTCGCGAAGAGGAGAAGGCTCTGTTTGAAGAAATCTGGTGGGCGATGGACCGGCGTTATTACGATCCCAAGTTTCACGGGGTGGACTGGCGGGCGGTTCGAAACCGCTACGAGCCGCTCCTGCTCCATTGCTTTGATCGGCGCGAGTTCTATCGGCTCATGGGGGAGATGATGGAGGAGCTTGATTCGTCCCACCTGGGTTCGAGCCCTCCGACGGAAGCTCGCACGGGCCAGGCGGATTCGACCGGCATTGTCGGGATTGAATTCGATGCTGCGGAGTTAGAAAAAGGGCGCTATGTTGTGGCCAGCATCGAACCGGATTCTCCGGCGGATCACCCGCAATCCAAACTGCAGGCGGGTGACGTCGTCAAGATCGTGGATGGACGGATGGTGGGAAGGGACACGACCTGGGGGGCGGCTCTCAACCAGAAGGCGGGCAAGCGAGTTCGTCTGATGATCGAGCGCAACGGCCTCGAACAGACCATCGACGTCAAGCCAGATTCGACCGGCAGTAGCGGCAGTCGGAGTTATGAGAACTGGGTTGCTTGGCAGCGCAGGCAAGTCGATTCGCTGAGCTCAGGCAAGCTCGCGTACTTCCATATCCGCGGTATGGAACAGACCAGTACCCAACGCTTCTTGCGTGAGATTCGGGCCCTGGCTGCGGGCAAGCAAGGTGCGGTGATCGATGTCCGCTTCAATGGAGGCGGAAACACGGCTCACCAGATTCTTGCAACCATGCTTCGCCAGCCGTGGCTGATTCGGAACACCCGCAGTTCGTTTGAACTGCGCGTCAGCGAAGACATCTTTCGAGGAGACACCTTGCAGATGCCATCGATTCTCCTCATCAACTCCCAATCGTTCAGCAACGCGGAGATCTTCGCCGAGGGCTTCCGGCGACTAAAGATGGGGCCCATCGTTGGTGAACGAACCGGCGGTGGCGTGATCGGTACGAGCAGCCTGAGACTATGGGACGGCGGGTCAATCCGTATGCCGTCTTCCGGCGCGTACACGATCGATGGCGAGAATTTGGAGAGAAACGGACGAAAACCGGATGTTGCGGTCAGTTTCGATCCAAACGCCTGGCAGGCGGGTCGAGACGTTCAGCTTGAACGGGCGGTGAAGGAATTGCTTGCGAAGATCAAGTAG
- the lutB gene encoding Lactate utilization protein B: MRVEQFASNIQLTTTQSVRRAARNVVVRDPAIDKPAARIKAAVLERLPELLEQFESNAQARGCHVHWCRDAEVARSTILAICRTRAADGATIVKAKSMATEEIHLNAILEEHGYDVVETDLGEFVVQLDGDTPSHIVAPIIHKNRYDVSTAFARAGLGPTTTDPEQLAAQARSHLRSKFRNAEIGISGANFVVAETGRIVLVENEGNNRLSTTAPKTHIALVGIEKVLATESELATMLRWLARSATRQTITTYVHFIAGPRRADEIDGPEEVHVILLDNGRSRIYQGEHRAVLRCIRCGACLNVCPVYRQASGHAYGHVYSGPIGAVLAPLLEGLDKMSDLPKASSLCGACEEVCPVGIPIPDMLLALRGEAQPQAGDPPWQAYSRLARSPQLWRMAMQASAAGRHVPNPWLAAWSVDRSLPDERFDFREWWRER; this comes from the coding sequence ATGAGGGTAGAACAGTTCGCCTCGAACATCCAGTTGACGACGACCCAGTCGGTGCGCCGGGCAGCGCGCAACGTGGTGGTTCGCGATCCAGCCATCGACAAACCAGCGGCAAGAATCAAGGCCGCTGTCCTCGAGCGACTTCCGGAACTGCTCGAGCAGTTCGAATCCAATGCGCAAGCACGCGGATGCCACGTTCATTGGTGCAGGGACGCGGAGGTGGCGCGGAGCACGATCCTTGCCATCTGCCGGACGAGGGCCGCGGATGGAGCGACGATCGTCAAGGCGAAGTCGATGGCTACCGAGGAAATCCACCTCAATGCGATCTTGGAAGAGCATGGCTACGACGTCGTGGAGACCGACCTCGGGGAGTTCGTGGTCCAACTCGACGGCGACACGCCGAGCCACATCGTCGCCCCGATCATTCACAAGAACCGGTACGACGTCTCGACAGCCTTTGCGAGAGCGGGCCTGGGACCCACGACGACGGATCCGGAACAGCTGGCGGCGCAAGCCCGGTCACACCTGCGCAGCAAATTCAGAAACGCTGAAATCGGCATCAGTGGCGCCAATTTTGTCGTCGCCGAGACGGGGCGAATCGTGCTGGTTGAAAACGAAGGCAACAACCGGTTGTCGACAACGGCACCGAAAACGCATATTGCCCTCGTCGGTATCGAAAAGGTGCTGGCGACCGAGAGCGAGCTAGCCACCATGCTGCGCTGGCTCGCCCGGTCCGCGACCCGGCAGACGATCACTACCTACGTCCACTTCATCGCGGGTCCGAGGAGGGCCGACGAGATCGACGGCCCGGAGGAGGTCCATGTGATCCTGCTCGACAACGGCCGAAGCCGGATTTACCAGGGCGAGCATCGCGCGGTGTTGCGCTGCATCCGATGCGGCGCCTGCCTGAATGTGTGCCCGGTGTATCGGCAGGCCAGCGGACATGCCTATGGCCACGTCTATTCGGGCCCTATCGGCGCGGTTCTCGCGCCCCTGCTCGAAGGGCTGGACAAGATGTCGGACTTGCCTAAGGCATCGTCGCTTTGCGGCGCCTGTGAAGAGGTTTGCCCAGTTGGGATTCCGATCCCGGACATGCTGCTCGCCCTCCGTGGCGAGGCGCAACCCCAAGCCGGAGACCCTCCTTGGCAGGCCTATTCCCGCCTCGCCCGCTCGCCGCAGCTTTGGCGAATGGCGATGCAGGCGTCCGCCGCCGGCCGACACGTACCGAACCCGTGGCTGGCAGCGTGGTCCGTCGATCGATCCCTTCCCGACGAGAGATTCGACTTCAGGGAGTGGTGGCGTGAGCGATAG
- the lutA gene encoding Lactate utilization protein A, whose amino-acid sequence MTVQLMITCLADSFYGEVARDTVYVLEAAGHTVRLPNDQTCCGQPPFNAGDRKAAVEIAEQWAATFDPTIPVVTPSGSCAAMCGHGYHLLLKDRAPHHKVYELSGFLLESGLPSLKSEVGTRVAIHRSCHSRQLSRPDALQELLMRIPGVVVVPVADSEQCCGFGGAFSINHPTVSAGIGREKLANLTEANADAIVTTDLGCLMHLNGLADKRPVMHIATFLKEHLA is encoded by the coding sequence ATGACCGTCCAGCTGATGATCACATGCCTCGCTGACTCGTTCTACGGCGAGGTAGCCCGCGACACCGTCTACGTGCTCGAGGCAGCCGGCCACACCGTTCGGTTACCGAATGACCAGACTTGCTGTGGGCAACCGCCCTTCAATGCTGGGGACCGCAAGGCTGCGGTTGAGATCGCCGAACAGTGGGCGGCCACATTCGATCCGACGATCCCGGTGGTAACCCCGAGCGGTTCCTGTGCCGCCATGTGCGGGCACGGATACCATCTGCTGTTGAAGGATAGGGCGCCGCACCATAAGGTATATGAACTATCTGGGTTCCTGTTGGAATCTGGATTGCCGTCGCTGAAGTCCGAGGTTGGAACGCGCGTCGCCATCCACCGCTCCTGCCACTCGCGCCAGCTGTCACGGCCCGACGCGTTGCAGGAACTGCTAATGCGGATCCCCGGCGTGGTGGTGGTCCCGGTCGCGGATTCGGAGCAGTGCTGTGGGTTCGGTGGCGCGTTCAGTATCAACCACCCGACCGTAAGTGCCGGAATTGGCCGTGAAAAGCTCGCGAATCTCACCGAAGCGAACGCGGACGCCATCGTCACGACCGATCTGGGCTGCCTCATGCACTTGAACGGCCTTGCCGATAAGCGGCCCGTCATGCATATTGCGACCTTTCTCAAGGAGCACCTGGCATGA
- the rhaB gene encoding L-Rhamnulokinase, translating into MARAIAVDLGASSVRYASAELVDGRIEVEVVRQVPNPVVGSEEDPHWSLSFLEGFVREAIQFGDSLGEPATVGIDSWGVDHGFLLDPAPDPFAYRHPSHQAELASLEPYQAQLYGWTGIQKQPFNTIVQLRARTRERRPTAPWLVLPDYLIWRITGDVHQELTQASTTQMLGIDGAWHSGAFALSLWESSPVPLVRAGGDKLATNSADVSLVRVGSHDSASAAFGLGSLGPNDLYLNLGTWSILGCLLPVPLVSDEARSANFSNERAVDGTVRFLKNIPGLWVPNRLHEDLGLACSVGEWLERADPSWAATIDVYHASLYLPHSMAEAVAALSPRIPETAEQWAALALSSLVSAIADAVREVAAVTGRDFERIRVSGGGSRSRALCQAVADATGLQVVAGPVEATLYGNVAVQFVAQGIVGSLAEASALLDGSFVTQSFGCQT; encoded by the coding sequence ATGGCGAGGGCGATTGCCGTCGATCTGGGGGCTTCCTCCGTACGGTATGCATCGGCCGAGCTGGTCGATGGTCGTATCGAGGTGGAGGTCGTTCGGCAGGTTCCGAACCCCGTCGTCGGATCCGAAGAGGATCCACACTGGTCACTCAGCTTCCTTGAAGGCTTCGTGCGAGAAGCCATCCAATTCGGCGATTCCCTTGGGGAGCCGGCCACGGTTGGCATCGACTCATGGGGCGTCGATCATGGCTTCTTGCTGGATCCGGCACCCGACCCTTTCGCCTATCGCCACCCGTCCCACCAAGCCGAGCTGGCCTCGCTTGAGCCGTATCAGGCCCAGCTCTACGGCTGGACAGGGATCCAAAAACAGCCGTTCAACACGATCGTTCAATTGCGTGCTCGAACCCGCGAGCGCCGCCCTACCGCACCATGGCTGGTGCTCCCCGATTACTTGATCTGGCGAATCACCGGTGACGTTCATCAGGAGCTGACACAGGCCTCGACGACGCAGATGCTCGGCATCGACGGCGCCTGGCATTCCGGGGCTTTCGCCCTTTCGCTTTGGGAGTCCTCGCCGGTTCCCCTCGTGCGAGCGGGTGGCGACAAGCTGGCCACGAACTCTGCCGATGTTTCGCTCGTTCGGGTTGGAAGCCATGACTCGGCATCGGCGGCATTCGGCCTCGGTAGCTTGGGGCCAAATGACTTGTATCTGAACCTTGGCACGTGGTCGATCTTAGGTTGTCTATTGCCGGTTCCATTGGTTTCCGACGAAGCGCGATCGGCAAACTTCAGCAATGAGCGGGCCGTGGACGGCACGGTGCGGTTTCTCAAGAACATTCCCGGACTCTGGGTGCCTAACCGGCTGCATGAAGACCTGGGGCTGGCGTGTTCCGTGGGCGAATGGCTCGAGAGGGCGGACCCATCCTGGGCCGCAACCATCGACGTTTACCACGCTTCGCTTTACCTCCCCCACTCGATGGCGGAAGCAGTTGCGGCATTGTCTCCTCGTATCCCGGAAACAGCGGAACAGTGGGCTGCCCTGGCTTTGAGCTCCCTGGTAAGTGCGATTGCGGATGCCGTACGAGAAGTAGCGGCTGTCACCGGCCGGGACTTCGAACGGATCCGCGTATCCGGGGGTGGATCGCGATCACGCGCCCTATGCCAAGCGGTGGCCGATGCCACCGGGCTTCAGGTGGTGGCAGGGCCTGTGGAAGCCACCCTATACGGGAACGTCGCCGTGCAGTTCGTCGCCCAGGGGATAGTGGGAAGCCTTGCCGAAGCATCGGCCTTGCTGGACGGATCATTCGTCACCCAAAGCTTCGGGTGCCAAACATGA